The Pyricularia oryzae 70-15 chromosome 5, whole genome shotgun sequence genome includes a region encoding these proteins:
- a CDS encoding eukaryotic translation initiation factor 2 beta subunit, with protein sequence MDSEPSQLPDRKARKSVAFTEEKLVVDADGKVTTMSTPNEEKDTAQSHTPPPADVTLDGAAPDDDGLDLTLKKKKKKPKKVEDGEEAAGDENAEDGGLDLTLKKKKKKKPIDDDEFAKKLKAMELNDKEAEEGDAEPEEPEVEEGDMDEGTGIWAHDATESIPYKMLLGRFYKLLEEKNPDHATSGTRSYKIPPPQCAREGNKKTIFINLADICKRMKRTEEHVTQYLFAELGTSGSTDGSRRLVIKGRFQQKQLENVLRKYIIEYVTCKTCRSPNTELNKGENRLYFITCNSCGSRRSVTAIKTGFSAQIGKRKKMLKG encoded by the exons ATGGATTCTGAG CCCTCACAGCTTCCTGATAGGAAGGCGCGGAAGTCTGTTGCCTTTACAGAAGAGAAACTGGTCGTCGACGCCGACGGCAAGGTCACTACGATGTCGACCCCAAATGAGGAGAAGGACACGGCCCAATCCCACACGCCTC CTCCTGCCGATGTGACCCTGGACGGGGCCGCTCCCGATGACGATGGACTTGACTTGACcctgaagaagaagaagaagaagcccaAGAAGGTGGAGGATGGCGAGGAAGCCGCCGGCGACGAGAATGCTGAGGACGGCGGGCTGGACCTGACgctcaagaagaaaaagaagaagaagcccatcgatgacgatgagttcgcaaagaagctcaaggccaTGGAGCTTAACGacaaggaggccgaggagggcgatgccgaacctgaggagccaGAGGTGGAGGAAGGTGACATGGATGAGGGAACCGGCATCTGGGCTCACGATGCGACAGAGAGCATCCCATACAAGATGCTCCTCGGAAGGTTCTACAAGCTCCTCGAAGAGAAGAACCCCGACCATGCAACCAGCGGAACCCGGTCATACAAGATCCCGCCCCCGCAATGCGCACGTGAAGGCAACAAGAAGACCATTTTCATCAACCTGGCCGATATTTGCAAGCGCATGAAGCGTACAGAGGAACACGTTACGCAGTATCTGTTTGCTGAGTTGGGAACGTCGGGTTCGACTGACGGTAGCCGTCGCCTGGTTATCAAGGGTCGTTTCCAGCAGAAGCAACTGGAGAACGTGTTGCGCAAGTACATTA TCGAATATGTTACCTGCAAGACTTGCAGGTCGCCCAACACAGAGCTCAACAAGGGAGAGAACCGCCT GTACTTTATTACTTGCAACTCTTGCGGCTCGCGTCGGTCGGTTACTGCCATCAAGACTGGTTTCTCTGCCCAGATTGGCAAGAGGAAAAAGATGCTCAAGGGCTAG